The following nucleotide sequence is from Micromonospora sp. WMMD1120.
GGCTGCCGGTCGGCCTCCAGGTGATGGCGCCGACGCTGGCCGACGACCGGATGTACCGGGTCGCCGCCGCGCTGGAGTCGGCGGTCGGCACGTTCACCCCGCCGACGCTCTGAGGGCGGGCGGGATGCTGACGCGGATCGGGATCGACGGCTGCACGTCTTTCCGTGATCTCTCGTTGGACATCCCGCCCTTCCTCGTGATCATCGGCCGGTCGGGTTACCGCCCAGCCTGATCAGGGGCCGGCTGGGAGAGGTAGCGCCGGGCGCGCCGGATGGCAACCCAGTGCAGACCGAGCGCAGTCGCCCAGGCGAGTACGCCCAGCCCGGACACCCACCGGGTGGACGTCCTGTCGGTGCCGACGACCAGCAGCACCTGTGCCGCCAGCGCCGCACCGTAGATCCAGCTCACCCACCTCTGGGAGACCTGGCGCTCCGCCTCCTTACGGGCCAGCGCGTCGATCCGCGGGTCGGTGGTTCGCCCGTCGCGTAGGGCCGCCTTCACCTGGCGCAGGCTGCCCGGGACGGAGCCGACCGACCGGGTGGGGTCGCTTCGCCTCCAGCGGGTCACCAGCAGGGCGACGGCGGCACCCACCATGGCGGGGGCCGAGATGACCAGCAACCAGGCCAGCGGGCCACTCGAAGCCACGTCGCCGTCGTCGATGAGCGCCCCGACGGCGAACGCGGCCGCGACGGCGGCCAGCAGCAGCGTTATCGCGACGACGGTCAGTCCACGCGTGCGCCGCCGAGCCGCCGTGCCGTCCCCCGTGTTCGTCATGACCGATACCTACCCTGCTGGCCGTTGCGCTACGCGGGGGGTGGGTCGGTCACGACGTGTGCGGCGAAACCCCGGCGAACCGGGGGTGGGCAACCCGATTAGGCTGGACAGGTTCTGTCCGGATCGCGCCTGGAGCGTCTCATGACCACGACACTGCCCGCGTACGACGAGGTCGTCGCGCGCTACGAACCGGTGATCGGCCTGGAGACCCACGTCGAGCTGGGCACGAACACCAAGATGTGGTGCGGCTGCCCGACCGACTTCGGTGGTGAGCCGAACACCCGGGTCTGCCCGGTGTGCCTCGGCCTGCCCGGCTCGCTGCCGGTGGCCAACAAGGCCGCCATCGAGGCGATCATCCGCATCGGTCTGGCCCTGAACTGCTCGATCGCCGAGTGGTGCCGGTTCGCCCGGAAGAACTACTTCTACCCGGACATGCCGAAGAACTTCCAGATCAGCCAGTACGACGAGCCGATCTGCTTCGACGGTTACCTGGACGTCGAGGTGGGCGGCGAGACGGTGCGGATCGAGATCGAGCGGGTGCACCTGGAGGAGGACACCGGCAAGACGCTGCACGTCGGTGGCGCGACCGGTCGCATCCACGGCGCGACCGAGTCGCTGGTCGACTACAACCGGGCCGGCATCCCGCTCGTCGAGATCGTCACCAAGCCGATCACCGGCACCGGCGCGCTCGCTCCCGAGGTGGCCCGGGCGTACGTCGCCGAGCTGCGGGACGTGATCCGTGGCCTCGGCGTCTCCGACGTGCGGATGGAGGAGGGTTCGCTGCGCTGCGACGTGAACACCTCGCTGAACCTGCCGGGCGCGGAGTGGGGCACCCGCACCGAGACCAAGAACGTCAACTCGCTGCGCTCGGTGGAGCGGGCGGTCCGCTCGGAGATGCTGCGGCAGGCGTCGGTGCTCGACGCGGGGGGCCGGATCACCCAGGAGACCCGGCACTTCCACGAGGACACCGGCGACACCACCCCGGGCCGGTCGAAGGAGACGGCGACCGACTACCGCTACTTCCCCGAGCCGGACCTGGTGCCGATCGCCCCGGACCGGGCCTGGGTCGCCGAGCTGAAGGCCGCCCTGCCGGAGCTTCCGCGGGTGCACCGGCGTCGGCTCCAGGAGCAGTGGGGCCTGTCGGACCTGGACATGCAGTCGGTGCTCAACGCCGGCGCCGTCGAGCTGATCGAGGCCACCGTCGCCGCCGGCACCACCCCGGCCGCCGCCCGCAAGTGGTGGCTGGGTGAGCTGTCCCGCCGGGCCAACGAGAGCGGCGTGGAGCTGGCCCAGGTCGGCGCCACCCCCGCCCAGGTCGCCGAGTTGCAGGGGCTGGTCGACGCCGGCAAGCTCAACGACAAGATGGCCCGTACCGTGCTGGAGGGCGTGGTCGACGGTGAGGGCTCACCCACCGAGATCATGACCGGCCGGGGCCTCGAGGTCGTGTCGGACACCGGCGCGCTCACCGCCGCCGTGGACGAGGCCATCGCCGCCAACCCGGGCATCGCCGACAAGATCCGCAGCGGCAAGGTCGCCGCGGCCGGCGCGCTGGTCGGCGCGGTGATGAAGTCGACCCGTGGTCAGGCCGACGCCGCCGCCGTCCGCACGCTGATCCTGGAGCGCCTCGGCGTCCAGGGCTGAGACCCACCCCGGAAGGCCGCCGCCGCGACCCGGCGGCGGCCTTCCGTCACCCCTGCCGACCACGCGGCCACCCCGCACCCCTCGCGAGGGCGTCAACGGCGACGCCCGGATGGAGCCACAGTGACCCAGCACGACCTTGCCGTCCTCGACGAGATCCAGCGGCGGGTGCTCTGGCTCGCCACCCGCATCGTGGACGCCGCCAACCACGACCGGGCCACCGGCGACGGCGTCAAGGTCGGCGGGCACCAGGCGTCCAGCGCCTCCCTGGTCACCGCGATGACCGCGCTCTGGTTCGCGCACCTGGACGCCGAGGACCGGGTCGCCGTGAAGCCGCACGCCTCCCCGGTGTTCCACGCCATCCAGTACCTGCTCGGCAACCTGGACCGCTCCTACCTGCCCCGGCTGCGGGCGCGCGGCGGCCTCCAGTCGTACCCGTCGCGCACCAAGGACCCGGACGCCGTGGACTTCTCCACCGGTTCGGTCGGCCTGGGCGCGGCGGCCCCGCTCTTCGCCGCCGCCACCCGGCGGTACGTCGACGCGCACTTCGGTGCCCGGCCGCACTCCCGGTTCGTGGCCCTGATCGGTGACGCCGAACTGGACGAGGGCAACATCTGGGAGGCGGTGGCCGACCCGGCGACCACCGGGCTGGGCAACGTCATGTGGCTGGTCGACTTCAACCGGCAGTCGCTGGACCGTGTGGTCCCTGGCATCCGGATCAACCAGTGGCGGGGTCAGTTCGAGGCGGCCGGCTGGCACGTCGTGGAGGTCAAGTACGGCCGCCGGCTCGCCGAGGCGTACGCCCGGCCGGGTGGCGAGGCGCTGCGTGACTGGATCGACGCGATGCCCAACGAGCAGTACCAGTCGCTGTTCGGGCTGACCGGGCCGGCGCTGCGCAAGCAGTTCCTCGACGGCGCGCCGGCCGGCATCGCCGAGCTGATCGCCGACGTCACCGACGAGGATCTCGGCCCGCTCGTCACCGACCTGGGCGGGCACGACCTTCAGGCGATGCTCGACGCGTACGCCCAGTGCGACGCGGTCACCGACCGGCCCAGCGTCGTCTTCGCGTACACCGTCAAGGGTTGGGGGTTGCCCATCGCCGGCAACCCGCGCAACCATTCGGCGCTGCTCAGCCCGGAGCAGGTCGACACGCTGCGCGCCGCGCAGGGGTTGACCGCCGAGACCGAGTGGGACCGCCTCGACCCGGCGTCCCCCGCCGGGATCACGGCCGGCGCCCGCCGGGAGGCGCTGTCCCGCGCGCCCCGCGAGCGCGCGTTGGGGGTCACCGTTCCGGAGAGCACGGGAGTACGCGCAACCAAGCCGATCTCCACCCAGGAGGTCTTCGGCCGGGTGCTGGTGGACCTGGCGCGGGACCGGGAGGTGGGCCGCTACCTGGTCACCACCGCACCGGACGTGGCCACCTCCACCAACCTCGCCGGGTTCATCAACAAGACCGGCGTGTTCGCGCCCACCGAGCAGCGCTCCTGGACCGAGGACCGGATGCTGCGCTGGACGGAGAGCCCGGCCGGGCAGCACATCGAGCTGGGCATCTCGGAGATGAACCTGTTCCTGCTGCTCGGTCAGCTCGGCCTGTCCTGGGACCTGTCCGGGCAGCCGCTGCTGCCGGTGGGCACCGTCTACGACCCGTTCGTGCTGCGCGGCCTGGACGCGTTCCTGTACGGCACGTACTCCGGCTCCCGGTTCGTGGTGGCCGGCACGCCGTCCGGCATCACCCTGGCCCCGGAGGGCGGCGCGCACCAGTCCACGATCACCGCTTCGGTGGGCCTGGAGCTGCCCGGGGTGACCTTCGTCGAACCCGCGTACGCGGCCAGCCTGGACTGGCTGCTCTGCGACGCGCTCGGGCAGATCGCCGGAGGTTCGGCCCCGGCCGCGACCGCCGCTCCGGCCGAGGACGGCGCGTACTACTTCCGGTTGAGCACCCGGCCCCTGGACCAGGCCCCGTTCGAGGCGGCTCGGGTCCGGCTCGGCGACGCGGTGCTGCGCCGGCAGGTGGTCGCCGGGGCGTACCGGCTGGTCGACGCGCACCAGGCGTACCCGCACCTGGCCGACGCGCCGGTGGTGCAGCTCGCCGCCTCCGGAGCGGTGCTGCCCGAGGTGCTGGCCGCCGCGGCGGAGCTGGCCGACGAGGGCATCGCCGCGCACGTCGTGGACGTGACCTCGCTGGACCGGCTCTACCGGGCCTGGCAGCGCACCCTGCGCCAGGGCGTCCGCACGGCCACCGTGCCGAGCGTGCCGGGCGCGCTGCGGTCCGCGTTCGCCGACCGGGTGCCGGTGGTGACGGTGCACGACGCCGCGTCGCACGCGATGGCCTGGCTCGGGTCGGCTCTCGGCGCTCCGGCGGTGCCGCTCGGGGTGGACGAGTTCGGCCAGTCCGGCAGCGTCGCCGAGCTGTACGAGCTGCACGACCTGCTGCCCGGCAGCATCGTCAACGCCGCCCTGGCCGCGCTCGCCCTGCGCTGACCCGACCCCGGCGAGGAGTGCTGTCACTCTGAGTGAGATGCACGGGTGACGCGCGTTCGCAACCCACGGTGCTGACAGCCGCCGACAACGCCAAACCCCATGCGCCCTTTGCTCTGCCGCCGCCGATGCGCCACGAGCTTGACCAGCGCGGACAGGTCGTGGTCACGCCGGCGGCAACGTGGCCGCGTTCACCGACAGTGACTGGTGCGGATTGGGCGGCAGAGCAAAGGGGGTGAGGGGGCGGTTTCGGGGTTCCTGTCTGTCTACTGTCCGTGACGTTCGAGGGGGAGGTCGCCCTTCCGGCCGCCCGCCGGCTCAGCCGGTCGGGGTGGGCGTGGGCGCGCCGGTGCCGCCGCCGCTCGGGGTGGGCGTGGGCGTGGGCGTGGCGGAGACACCCGCGGCCGGGTTCTCCACCAGGCGTCGCTCCAGGTTGACCTGAGCCTGCCCGGTCCCGCCGACGGTGATGGTGTCGTACGCCTGGAGCATCTTCTGCTGGTCGAAGTAGAGCACGCTCATCGACAGCGGGGTCGGCTTCTCACCCTCCAGGCCGCGTAGCCCGGCGCCGCCGGTGGAGCCCTCCACCATCAGCGTGGTGCGCTGCTGCCCGGGGACCTGCGGCAACTCGGACACCTGCCGGGAGTGGGTGTGCCCGGCCAGCACCAGCGGGCAGGTGCCGGAGAGCGGCCCGGCCGACGCCGGGTCGTGCACGAGGGCGATGGTGACCGGCCGCGGCGAGTTGCGGACCGTCGTGGCGAGCTGCTGACCGGCCCCGATCACCTGGTCGGCGACCTGCTGGGTCAGCCCGCTGCCGGCGGGCGACGTGTTCTTGTCCGGGGTGAACCGTGGGTCGCCGATGCCGGCGATGGTCAGCCCGGCGACCGTCGTCGTCGAGTTGTTCAGCACTATCGCGTTCGGCTGGCGGGCCACCGCGGCGGCGGTCTTGCCGGAGTCGTGGTTACCCCTGATGAACACGTACGGCTTCTTGAGCAGGCTGATCGAGCCGACGAAGGACGCCTCCGGTTCGCTGCCCCAGTCGGTGATGTCACCCGTGTCGATCACCACGTCGATGCCGAACTGCTCCACCACCGTCCGGATCAGCTGCCAGCCGGTCGGGTTGAGGTGCATGTCGGAGACGTGCAGGACGCGGGTGGTGCCCGGGGCCGGCTCGTACACCGGCAGCGCGGAGACGGTGGTGTAGAGCTGGCTGACGTTGCCGACCAGGCGTTGGAGCTGCTCGGCGTACTTGGTGTAGTCGTTGGCGATCCGCCGGGCGTCACCGACGATGGCCGGCGCGTTGACCAGCAGACCCTCGTAGCGTGGTTCCTCGATCGATTGTGGCCGCAGTGTCGCCGCCGCCGTGCCGAGGCTACCGGCGGTGATGAGTAGGGCCAGCCCGCCCGCCCAGGCGGTCCGGCGGGTGTTGCGGAAGATCAACCCGGCCAGGAGCACTGTGACGAGCACCGACGCGCCGAGGGTCCGCAGGCCGAGTCGCATGACACCGGAGCGGACGTCCTCCACGGCGCTCTGGCTGGCCCGGCTGATGCTCGCCGGGTCGTCCAGCAGCGCCTCGGTGCGCCCCTGGTCGAGGGCGCCGAGCCGGACGGTGAGATGGGCCGGCCCGCCGTGGCTGTCGAGCAGCAGCGCGCCGAGCGGCGGGATGTCGACGGTGGTGCCGCCGTCGCGGGCGGGGGACAGGCTGAGGGTGGCCCGGAACGGGCCGATGTCGGTGTCCACCTGACCGCCGGCGAGCACCCCGAGCAGCGTGCCGGCGACCGTCACGGCGAGGACCGCGACGATCAGCCCGACGCGACGCACCGGGCCGGCGGCGGCTGCCCACCAGCCAGCCGGTCGCGTCCGGCCGCCGCCGCTGACCGGATCGTCCCGGTCGTCGGCGTCGTCGTGTCGCTCGTCGCGCTGCCCGTCCATGCTGAAATTCTGACCTGCCCGTTCAAAGATCTTGGCAAACCTGAACGGATGGTGACGAAATCAGCTGCGGCCGCCGTCCCCACCCGCGAAGACCACCCGCAGGAGCCGGTCGTCGTCGCCGGCCGGGTCGCCCCGCCCGTCGTGGTTGGAGGTGCCCACCCAGAGCGAGCCGTCCGGCGCCGCGGCCACCGCGCGCAGTCGACCGTACCGGTTGGTGAACAGCTCACTGGGCTGACCGAGCAGCGTGCCGGTGTCGGTCAGCTCCAGCACCCACAGGCGCTTGCCGCGCAGGCAGGCGGTGACCAGTAGCCGGTCCACCGCCGCGAGACCGGAGCAGGACGCGTCGGAGGTGGCCCACTGCGCGATCGGATCGGTGAACCGTTTGTCCCCGGCCCGTCCCTCGACCTCCGGCCAGCCGTAGTTGCCGCCCTTGGTGATCTGGTTGACCTCGTCCCAGGTGTTCTGGCCGAACTCGACGGCGTACATCCGCTTGGCGGCGTCCCAGGTGAAGCCCTGCACGTTGCGGTGACCCAGGGACCAGACCGGGGAGTTGGGATAGGGGTTGCCGGGGGCGGGCCGGCCGGCCGGGGTGATCCGCAGGATCTTGCCGCCGAGGCTCTTCACGTCCTGCGAGAGCGGGCGTTCGCCCGCGTCACCGGTGCTCACGTAGAGCTGCCCGTCCGGGCCGAAGCCCAGCCCACCGCCGTTGTGCACGTTGGCCTTGGGGATGCCGGTGAGGATCGGGGTGGGCTGTCCGCCGAGTTGCAGTCGGGCGACCCGGTTGTCCCGCTCCGTCGTGTAGTAGACGAAGACCGCCCGGTCCGTGGCGTAGTCCGGGGAGACGGCGATGCCGAGCAGCCCACCCTCGCCCGCCGCCGCCACGTCCGGGACCGTCTGCACCGGGCGGACCCGCAGCCCGTCCGGCCCGGAATCCGGCCCCACCTGGAGGATCCGGCCGTTGTCCCGTTCGGTGACGAGCGCGCCGCCGTCCGGCAGGAAGGCGATGGCCCAGGGCACCCGCAGGCCCTTGGCCAGCACCGTCGTGACCGCCTGCTGGCCGGCCCTGCCGGGGTTCGCCGACGCGGACGGGGTGGGCAGGTTCGGTGGCTCGCCGGCCGGGTCGGGGTCCGGCTCGCCGAAGCTGCAACCGGTGGTGAACAGCAACGCCGCGCAGGACGCCGCGAGGGCCACCCGGAGGCGGCGGAGGCGAGGGTACGGGGGACGGGCGCTCACCCGGCCCAGGGTAGCCCCCGGAGCGCCCGGAAGGGCCGGTCGAGATCCATCCGGTGCCGACGGGCCGGCCCCGGTGACCGCTCAGCGCGCCCGCACGGCCAGCAGCGCGGTGTCGTCCTCCCGGCGCGGGATCGGGTCGAGCAGCAGGTCGCACAGCTCGTCCAGCGGCAGCGTGTCGGCGCCGGTCAACCGCTCCACCAGCTCGGCCACCCCCTCGTCGACCGAACGGTCCCGCCGCTCGATCAGCCCGTCGGTGTAGAGCAGCAGGGTGTCGCCGGCGGCGAGGCTCATCGATCGGCTGGTCCGGGGCATCGGACGGGCCAGACCGAGCAGCGGCTCCGGTGTCGCCTCGAGGATCTCGACCGCGCCACCGGCACGGACCACCAGGGCCGCCGGGTGCCCGGCGTTGGCCCAGCTCACCTCGTGCACACCCCCGCGCTGCGGGCGGAGCCGGACCAGCATCGCGGTGGCGGCCGTCGCCAGCCGCAGACCGCGGATCGCGTCGTCCAGGTTGCTCAGCAGGGCCCCGACCTCGTCCGACCGGCCGAAGGCGTTGCCCCGCACCAGGTTGCGCAACTGCCCCATGGTCGCCGCCGCCTCGATGTCGTGCCCGGCCACGTCGCCGATCGCGGCGATGACGTCGCCGTCGGGCTGCACGAAGGCGTCGTACCAGTCTCCGCCCACCTCCACCCGGTCAGCCGCCGGCTGGTAGCGGGCGGTCAGCTCCAGGTGTGCCACGACCGGCAGTCGGGGGAGCATGCTGTGTTGCAGGACCTCGGCGACGTGCCGCTGCTCGCCGTACATCGAGCTGTTGCCGACGGCCTGGCCGGCGCGGCGGCCGATGTCGACGGCGGTGAGCAGGTCGCGATCGTCGAACGGTTGCCGCTGCGGGCCGTTGACGAGGGTGATCGCCCCCAACACCGTGCCGCCGACGCCGCGCACCGGCACGCTCAGGTAGGAGGCGATGCCGAGGCGGCCTGCGATCGACGTCATCTCCGGGTCGGTGGTGCCGCGGGTCACGTCGGCCAGGGACGCCATGCTGCCGAGCCGGGGCTCGCCGGTGCGCAGCACCGCGCGGATGACCGACTCCGAGCTCAACCCGGTGCGCAGCAGCTCACCGAAGCGGCTGACATCCTCCGTGCGGGCCGGGTCCCGGTGCACCGAGACCACCTCGCGGTGCTGGCCGGTCGGCCCGATCAGGGTGAGTAGGCACCAGTCGGCGAGCGGCGGCACCATTGTCGAGGCGAGCCGTCGCAGCGCGGTGCCCACCTCGAGGGTGCCGGCCAGCGTCTCGCTCACCCCGGCCAGCAACTCCAGCCGCTCGTGCGCCTGCACGGCCAGCCGCTGCGCCTCCCGCGCGCCGTCCAGCGCGATCCGCAGTCGCAGCTCCGACGAGCAGGCGGCCGCGAGGTCGGCCAGCGTACGCAGCTGGGCCTTGGTCCACGCCCGGGGCTTGCTGTCGATGGCGCAGAGCGAGCCCAACACCCGACCGGAGAGGTCGGTCAACGGCATCCCCGCGTACGCGACCACGCCGAGGTCCTCGATGCCGAGGTTGTTCCGGACCCGGGGATAGATCCGGGCGTCCGGCAGCACCATCGGCACCTCGATGTCCACCACGTGCTGGCAGAACGAGTGGCTGAGGGGGGTCTGTCGACGCTCCGACCAGGGCTGCGGCAACCCGACCGCCCCCGGGAAGAACTGCCGGTCGGCGGAGACCAGGGAAACCAGCGCGATCGGCGTCTCCAGCAGGTCGCTGACCAGCCTGGCGAAGCGGTCGAACGCCTCGTCCGGTTCGGCGTCCAGTCCGGTGTCGGCGAGCGCGCGCAGCCGCGCCGGGTCGCCGAGCGACGCGGGCGGGTCGATCGAACGCCGGGTGGTGGCGGGGGAGCCGTCGGTCATCGGACACCTGTCTGCCGGGCGGAGGCGAACCCGCTCTCCGGCCCTTCGTTATACCTCGCCCGCCACCGAACCGAACATAGGTGTGCGCTGACTCGCTCGCCCGCCGACGCTGCGGGCCGGTGCTCGCCGTGCCCGCACGGTCGGCCCCGTCGGGGACTATCGTCGGCGGACGTGAAGGTATGGATTCCGCACCGGGCCGGCCTGGACCTCCTGGGCGAGTTGCCCCCGGACGTCACCGTCGAGGTGTTCGAGCACGCCGACCAGATGCCGTCCGAGGCTGCCGACGTCCGGGTCTGGGTGCCACCGTTCCTGGGTGGCTCGGACGCCACGGCGTTGCTGCGGGAGCTGCCCGACCTCGCGGTGGTGCAGTTGCTCTCCGCCGGGGCGGACGCGTGGGCCGGTCGGATGCCGCCCGGCGTCACGCTCTGCGACGCCCGGGGCGTGCACGACCCGTCCACCGCCGAGTGGGTGGTCACCGCGATCCTCGCGCAGCTCCGGGCGTTCCCGGCGTTCGTGCGCGCGCAGGCCGAGGGGCGCTGGGCGTACGAGGGGAACACCCCGACCGACGAGCTGACCGGCAAGCGGGTGCTCATCATCGGCGCCGGGTCGATCGGCACCGCGGTGCGCGACCGGCTGGCCCCCTTCGAGGTGAGCTTCACCCTGGTCGCGCGGAGGGCGCGGCCGGAGCAGGGGGTGCACGCGGTCGAGGAGTTGCCCCGGCTGCTGCCGGACGCGGACGTGGTGGTGGTGCTGGTCCCGCTCACCGACCAGACCCGTGGCCTGATCGACAAGGACTTCCTCGCCGCGATGCCGGACGGGGCGCTGCTGGTCAACGCCGCCCGGGGGCCGGTGGCGCACACCGAGGCGCTCGTCGCCGAGTTGGGCACCGGTCGGATCTCGGCCGCGTTGGACGTCACCGACCCGGAGCCGCTGCCCGCCGACTCGCCGCTCTGGGCGATGCCGAACGTGCTGCTCACCCCGCACGTGGCCGGGTCGGTGCGGGGACTGCTGCCCCGGGCCTACCGACTGGTGGGTGACCAGGTGCGCCGGTTCGCCGCCGGGCAACCGCTGATCAACACGGTGGTCGACGGCTACTGATCGGACGCGTCCGCCGGCGCGTCGGGTAGCGGCTGGCCGGTCGCCGCGACGACGCGGGGCAGATCCGCCCCCCGTACGGCCGGCAGGACGACGTCGTGGCCGTCGTCCAGCCGTGCCACCGCCCGCCCGCGGGTGTCGGTCACCAGTTCGAGCACCCGGTCCCAGCCGATCCGGCGTTGCCCGACCAGCGCCCGCACCCGCAGTTCACGCGCGTCGACGTCGGTGCCGGCCCGCCAGGCCCACACCGCGACGGCGAGCGGGACGAGCAGCACCGGCAGTAGGTAGACCCGGGCGCTGGCCAGCGGCAGGGCGCCGACGAAGGCGACGATCGCGGCCACCAGGATGGCCTGGTTGTGCCGGAAGCGGACGGTGCCGTGCTTACTCACAGTGCGATGATCCCACCTTCGGCCGGTCCGACTCGCGGCGGGCGGTGCCGGCGGCGCGCGGTACGTCGTACAGTGACACGGGTCGTTGTCTCCTCTGAGTGACCGACAAGTAACGAAACCCGGCCGTCCATCGTTGTCAATCGTGGACAGCAGGCTCACACCGCCCGCCGTCCCGCACCGCCGCACCGCCCCCGTGCCCCCTCACGAAGGCGACCGCCGTGCTCCTCGCGTACCCGTCCCTCGTCACCCGCCGCGCGGCCCCGGAGGTCGCGACGTCCACGGCGGTGGCGCTGCTCCTGATCGCCGGTGCCGCCGACCTGGTCCCGACCTCGGTGGTGATCGCGCTGACCGCCGGTGCCGGCGCCACGGTCGCCGGCCTGCGGCTGTCCCGGCTGGCCACCCGGCGGTGCCCCGACCCGACTTCGCGGGCGCCGGGGGCGCTGCTCGACGCGGCGGTGGTGGCGGCCGGTCTCACCGCTGTCCTGCTGCCGCTGGTCGACCTCGGGCGCACCGCCGCCGTGCTGGTCGGACCGCTGGTCGTGGTGGTTCTCTCCGTGTTCGGTCTGCGTCGACTGCCGGGTCGTCCGCGTCCGGCGGTCGGAGTACGGGTGCGCCGGCTGGTCGAGTCCGCCGGCCCGGCGATCGGCCTGGCCCTCGCCGGCTGGCTCCTGCTGCCTCCGGGCGGTCTGCCGGTCCCCACCCGGTTGGCCGCCGCGTTGACACTCGGCGGGCTGGCCATGGCCGCGCTGAACGCGTTGGCGGGGCCACGGCGACGGTCCGGCCCGGCGCTCTGCCGGGGTGGCGTGTTGCTCATGGTGGGCGGGCTGGTGCTGCTGGCCACGCTGTCGTCCGCGCCGGCCGGTCGCGCGGCCCTGCTGGCCGTACCCCCGTTGGTGTCCGGCATGCTGCTCGTCGCCCTCGGCGCGGCCCGTGCGGTGGACGCCTGTGACGCGGCGGTGGCGCAGCCGGTCGCCGCGGCCTGGCCACGGCTGGTGCTGCCGGCGGCGGTGCTGCTGCTCGCCTCGGGTCTGCACCTGGGCACCGGTCGCGCACCCGACCGGACGAGCCTGTTGCTGGCTCTCGCGGCGGTGCCGCCCCTGGTGCTGCGGGAGCTGCTGGGTTCCGGTGACGCGTCCAACCCGGTTCGGCGGGCAGCCCACCGCCGGGCGGCCGGCAGCACGGTCCGCCATCGCCATGCGACACCGACGCGTTGGCCGGCGCCGGCGGCCCCGCCGTCCGTCGGCAGCGGCGCCCGAGGTGACCGGGTGGCCCTGCTGGACGCCCTCGCGGCGATCGGTGACGTCC
It contains:
- the gatB gene encoding Asp-tRNA(Asn)/Glu-tRNA(Gln) amidotransferase subunit GatB; translation: MTTTLPAYDEVVARYEPVIGLETHVELGTNTKMWCGCPTDFGGEPNTRVCPVCLGLPGSLPVANKAAIEAIIRIGLALNCSIAEWCRFARKNYFYPDMPKNFQISQYDEPICFDGYLDVEVGGETVRIEIERVHLEEDTGKTLHVGGATGRIHGATESLVDYNRAGIPLVEIVTKPITGTGALAPEVARAYVAELRDVIRGLGVSDVRMEEGSLRCDVNTSLNLPGAEWGTRTETKNVNSLRSVERAVRSEMLRQASVLDAGGRITQETRHFHEDTGDTTPGRSKETATDYRYFPEPDLVPIAPDRAWVAELKAALPELPRVHRRRLQEQWGLSDLDMQSVLNAGAVELIEATVAAGTTPAAARKWWLGELSRRANESGVELAQVGATPAQVAELQGLVDAGKLNDKMARTVLEGVVDGEGSPTEIMTGRGLEVVSDTGALTAAVDEAIAANPGIADKIRSGKVAAAGALVGAVMKSTRGQADAAAVRTLILERLGVQG
- a CDS encoding pyruvate dehydrogenase, which gives rise to MTQHDLAVLDEIQRRVLWLATRIVDAANHDRATGDGVKVGGHQASSASLVTAMTALWFAHLDAEDRVAVKPHASPVFHAIQYLLGNLDRSYLPRLRARGGLQSYPSRTKDPDAVDFSTGSVGLGAAAPLFAAATRRYVDAHFGARPHSRFVALIGDAELDEGNIWEAVADPATTGLGNVMWLVDFNRQSLDRVVPGIRINQWRGQFEAAGWHVVEVKYGRRLAEAYARPGGEALRDWIDAMPNEQYQSLFGLTGPALRKQFLDGAPAGIAELIADVTDEDLGPLVTDLGGHDLQAMLDAYAQCDAVTDRPSVVFAYTVKGWGLPIAGNPRNHSALLSPEQVDTLRAAQGLTAETEWDRLDPASPAGITAGARREALSRAPRERALGVTVPESTGVRATKPISTQEVFGRVLVDLARDREVGRYLVTTAPDVATSTNLAGFINKTGVFAPTEQRSWTEDRMLRWTESPAGQHIELGISEMNLFLLLGQLGLSWDLSGQPLLPVGTVYDPFVLRGLDAFLYGTYSGSRFVVAGTPSGITLAPEGGAHQSTITASVGLELPGVTFVEPAYAASLDWLLCDALGQIAGGSAPAATAAPAEDGAYYFRLSTRPLDQAPFEAARVRLGDAVLRRQVVAGAYRLVDAHQAYPHLADAPVVQLAASGAVLPEVLAAAAELADEGIAAHVVDVTSLDRLYRAWQRTLRQGVRTATVPSVPGALRSAFADRVPVVTVHDAASHAMAWLGSALGAPAVPLGVDEFGQSGSVAELYELHDLLPGSIVNAALAALALR
- a CDS encoding metallophosphoesterase — encoded protein: MDGQRDERHDDADDRDDPVSGGGRTRPAGWWAAAAGPVRRVGLIVAVLAVTVAGTLLGVLAGGQVDTDIGPFRATLSLSPARDGGTTVDIPPLGALLLDSHGGPAHLTVRLGALDQGRTEALLDDPASISRASQSAVEDVRSGVMRLGLRTLGASVLVTVLLAGLIFRNTRRTAWAGGLALLITAGSLGTAAATLRPQSIEEPRYEGLLVNAPAIVGDARRIANDYTKYAEQLQRLVGNVSQLYTTVSALPVYEPAPGTTRVLHVSDMHLNPTGWQLIRTVVEQFGIDVVIDTGDITDWGSEPEASFVGSISLLKKPYVFIRGNHDSGKTAAAVARQPNAIVLNNSTTTVAGLTIAGIGDPRFTPDKNTSPAGSGLTQQVADQVIGAGQQLATTVRNSPRPVTIALVHDPASAGPLSGTCPLVLAGHTHSRQVSELPQVPGQQRTTLMVEGSTGGAGLRGLEGEKPTPLSMSVLYFDQQKMLQAYDTITVGGTGQAQVNLERRLVENPAAGVSATPTPTPTPSGGGTGAPTPTPTG
- a CDS encoding PQQ-dependent sugar dehydrogenase — protein: MSARPPYPRLRRLRVALAASCAALLFTTGCSFGEPDPDPAGEPPNLPTPSASANPGRAGQQAVTTVLAKGLRVPWAIAFLPDGGALVTERDNGRILQVGPDSGPDGLRVRPVQTVPDVAAAGEGGLLGIAVSPDYATDRAVFVYYTTERDNRVARLQLGGQPTPILTGIPKANVHNGGGLGFGPDGQLYVSTGDAGERPLSQDVKSLGGKILRITPAGRPAPGNPYPNSPVWSLGHRNVQGFTWDAAKRMYAVEFGQNTWDEVNQITKGGNYGWPEVEGRAGDKRFTDPIAQWATSDASCSGLAAVDRLLVTACLRGKRLWVLELTDTGTLLGQPSELFTNRYGRLRAVAAAPDGSLWVGTSNHDGRGDPAGDDDRLLRVVFAGGDGGRS
- a CDS encoding GAF domain-containing SpoIIE family protein phosphatase, with amino-acid sequence MTDGSPATTRRSIDPPASLGDPARLRALADTGLDAEPDEAFDRFARLVSDLLETPIALVSLVSADRQFFPGAVGLPQPWSERRQTPLSHSFCQHVVDIEVPMVLPDARIYPRVRNNLGIEDLGVVAYAGMPLTDLSGRVLGSLCAIDSKPRAWTKAQLRTLADLAAACSSELRLRIALDGAREAQRLAVQAHERLELLAGVSETLAGTLEVGTALRRLASTMVPPLADWCLLTLIGPTGQHREVVSVHRDPARTEDVSRFGELLRTGLSSESVIRAVLRTGEPRLGSMASLADVTRGTTDPEMTSIAGRLGIASYLSVPVRGVGGTVLGAITLVNGPQRQPFDDRDLLTAVDIGRRAGQAVGNSSMYGEQRHVAEVLQHSMLPRLPVVAHLELTARYQPAADRVEVGGDWYDAFVQPDGDVIAAIGDVAGHDIEAAATMGQLRNLVRGNAFGRSDEVGALLSNLDDAIRGLRLATAATAMLVRLRPQRGGVHEVSWANAGHPAALVVRAGGAVEILEATPEPLLGLARPMPRTSRSMSLAAGDTLLLYTDGLIERRDRSVDEGVAELVERLTGADTLPLDELCDLLLDPIPRREDDTALLAVRAR